From the Oxobacter pfennigii genome, one window contains:
- a CDS encoding site-specific integrase, whose translation MNYVEPIRDPIILENIANDLKKSNMRDYVMFMYGIYTGRRISDIIKLRVNDLKGKEYINLRETKTGKQVILPINKVLKKILDEYLKDMSPEEYVFKSSQKKNKPIDRTTAYKILKNAGNKYGLENIGTHTLRKTFGYHFYMQKKDVVMLMEILNHCDPGITLRYIGLIQESINDAVKKFKIF comes from the coding sequence GTGAATTATGTAGAGCCAATAAGGGACCCGATTATACTTGAAAATATAGCAAATGATTTAAAAAAATCTAATATGAGAGATTATGTAATGTTTATGTATGGTATTTATACCGGCCGTAGAATCAGCGACATTATAAAACTCCGGGTTAATGACCTTAAAGGCAAGGAATATATAAACCTCCGGGAGACAAAAACAGGGAAGCAAGTCATTCTTCCCATCAATAAGGTATTAAAAAAAATTCTGGATGAATACCTGAAAGATATGTCACCGGAAGAATATGTATTCAAGTCCAGTCAGAAGAAGAATAAACCAATTGATAGGACAACAGCATATAAGATTTTAAAGAATGCCGGTAATAAATATGGATTGGAGAATATTGGTACACATACCTTACGTAAAACCTTTGGTTATCATTTTTATATGCAAAAAAAAGATGTAGTCATGTTGATGGAAATTCTTAACCATTGCGACCCCGGAATAACCCTTAGATATATAGGATTAATACAGGAATCAATTAATGATGCGGTTAAAAAATTCAAAATATTTTAG